In Methanobacterium sp., a genomic segment contains:
- a CDS encoding ribonuclease H-like domain-containing protein: protein MTYEVENNPQKLKEKLLEDYQDKSLEDLEYGEEIDTKCGSCYCFTTHEKLEIKTLKEKMVNECLISDLKLIKGIGESKERKLKSDGFTSLDDLRDHPVYSTSACEFLEKMETSDICALSDWISTRYSPSHPLNLLLSSLSGTENMLFMDIETLGLKDVPLILIGVAEGNEDGLTINQYLLRNLKEEKAALEGFLSHQNSDNVYVTFNGRSFDVPFIKNRMRFHHLKKSINTQHLDLLHFSRRQWNDQLPNCRLQTLEKHLFGVERCDDVPSSKVPDFYLTYRETGNIGPLVPIIEHNREDVVTLARILSLLHQCSDF from the coding sequence ATGACTTATGAAGTTGAAAATAACCCTCAAAAACTTAAAGAAAAACTCTTAGAAGATTATCAGGATAAATCACTGGAAGACTTGGAGTATGGGGAAGAGATAGATACTAAATGCGGTTCCTGTTACTGTTTCACCACTCATGAGAAGTTAGAAATCAAAACTCTCAAGGAAAAAATGGTTAATGAATGTTTGATCAGTGATTTGAAATTGATTAAAGGAATTGGTGAATCTAAAGAAAGAAAACTTAAAAGTGATGGATTTACCTCCCTGGATGATCTGAGGGATCATCCTGTTTACAGCACCAGCGCCTGTGAATTTTTAGAAAAAATGGAAACATCAGACATTTGCGCCCTCTCAGACTGGATATCAACCAGGTACTCCCCGTCCCATCCACTTAACCTTCTTTTGTCCTCCCTGTCCGGTACTGAGAACATGCTTTTCATGGATATTGAAACCCTCGGTCTTAAAGACGTGCCATTGATCCTTATTGGGGTTGCAGAGGGAAATGAAGATGGTTTGACCATAAATCAGTATTTGTTAAGGAATTTGAAGGAGGAAAAAGCAGCACTGGAGGGTTTTCTATCTCACCAGAATAGTGATAATGTTTACGTTACCTTTAATGGGCGTAGCTTTGATGTGCCATTCATTAAAAACAGGATGCGTTTTCATCATCTGAAAAAAAGTATCAACACCCAACACCTGGATCTTCTCCACTTTTCCCGGCGCCAGTGGAATGACCAGCTTCCCAATTGCAGGTTGCAAACCCTGGAAAAACATCTTTTCGGTGTCGAGAGGTGTGATGATGTTCCCAGTAGTAAGGTTCCTGATTTCTATCTCACCTACCGTGAAACAGGCAACATTGGGCCATTGGTGCCTATAATCGAGCACAACCGAGAAGATGTGGTTACCCTGGCCAGAATACTCTCCTTACTCCATCAGTGCTCAGATTTTTAG
- the polX gene encoding DNA polymerase/3'-5' exonuclease PolX — MQNHKVASILHRVADYLEMDGADFRTKAYRRAAHTVETLSVDITDIGKQGKLEELPGIGKHIHDKIEEILETGRLEYLENLKDEFPLDLDLLMSVEGLGPKKIKLLYQELGIKNLDDLEREAKRHHIRRLKGMGAKTEAKILQNLEFARKSTGRQLLGYVLPLACELKQRLGDLDVVDQVEIAGSIRRRKETVGDIDILTVTRHPDEVMDFFTQMDLVDDVIVRGHSKSTVRLYNGMDADIRVFKEADFGSAMVYFTGSRELNISLRKIAISRNMKLNEYGVFQGAERLAGKTESDVFRVLGLDYVPPELRENTGEIEAAQQGKLPDLVNYNDIKGDLHIHTTWSDGKASILEMANKASQLGYEYLAITDHTHLPVARGLDEKRLTQQMNEINKINSEIEGITILKGAEVNLDSYGNLDISGDILNEMDLVVAAVHYDLRQDPEKMRERILMALENEHVNILAHPTGRKLKERQPYKLDIEQLFQKASETGTILEVNSQPKRLDLKDIHVKMAGEYGCHLSVSTDSHHIADLNCMELGVATARRGWAEKKDIVNTLPLKKLLKVVG; from the coding sequence ATGCAGAATCATAAAGTTGCCTCCATACTCCACCGTGTGGCAGACTATTTGGAGATGGATGGTGCTGATTTCCGGACCAAAGCCTACCGCAGAGCAGCCCACACCGTGGAAACCCTCAGTGTGGACATAACTGATATAGGAAAACAGGGAAAACTGGAGGAGCTACCCGGGATAGGTAAGCATATACATGATAAAATTGAGGAGATACTAGAAACCGGAAGATTGGAATACTTGGAAAACTTAAAAGACGAATTTCCACTGGACCTGGATTTGCTGATGTCGGTGGAGGGATTAGGTCCCAAGAAGATAAAACTCCTCTATCAGGAACTGGGGATTAAAAACTTGGATGACCTGGAAAGAGAGGCTAAACGTCATCATATCCGTAGATTAAAGGGTATGGGTGCTAAAACTGAAGCTAAAATTCTCCAGAATCTGGAATTCGCCCGTAAAAGTACGGGAAGACAGTTGTTAGGGTATGTCTTACCCTTGGCTTGTGAGCTCAAACAGAGATTAGGTGACCTGGATGTGGTTGATCAGGTGGAAATCGCTGGCTCCATCCGACGCAGGAAGGAAACTGTGGGAGATATTGACATACTCACTGTAACCCGACATCCAGATGAAGTAATGGATTTTTTTACACAGATGGATCTGGTTGATGATGTAATAGTCAGAGGACATTCCAAGTCAACAGTAAGACTCTACAATGGAATGGATGCAGATATTCGGGTCTTTAAAGAGGCTGATTTTGGTTCAGCAATGGTTTACTTCACTGGTTCACGCGAATTAAACATCAGTCTAAGGAAAATCGCCATATCTCGTAACATGAAACTCAATGAGTACGGTGTCTTCCAGGGAGCAGAACGCCTGGCCGGTAAAACAGAGAGTGATGTTTTCAGGGTACTGGGACTGGATTACGTTCCACCGGAACTTCGGGAGAACACCGGTGAAATCGAAGCAGCCCAGCAAGGTAAACTCCCTGACCTGGTTAATTATAATGATATTAAAGGTGATCTGCACATACACACCACATGGAGTGATGGTAAAGCAAGTATCCTGGAAATGGCTAATAAAGCATCCCAGCTGGGATATGAGTACCTGGCCATAACCGACCACACCCACCTGCCAGTGGCCCGGGGCCTGGATGAGAAAAGATTAACCCAACAGATGAATGAAATCAACAAAATCAACTCAGAAATTGAGGGTATAACCATATTGAAGGGTGCGGAGGTTAATCTAGATTCATATGGTAATCTGGACATATCGGGTGATATTCTAAACGAGATGGATCTAGTGGTAGCTGCAGTACACTACGATCTCAGACAAGATCCTGAAAAGATGCGTGAAAGGATTTTAATGGCACTGGAAAATGAACATGTGAATATATTAGCCCATCCCACCGGTCGGAAGCTAAAAGAAAGGCAGCCCTATAAATTGGATATTGAACAATTGTTCCAGAAGGCCAGTGAAACAGGAACCATTCTGGAAGTGAACTCACAACCTAAAAGACTGGATTTGAAGGATATTCATGTTAAAATGGCAGGAGAATACGGATGCCACTTATCAGTGAGCACTGATAGTCATCATATCGCTGATTTAAATTGTATGGAACTGGGTGTGGCCACCGCACGCAGGGGGTGGGCCGAGAAAAAGGATATTGTAAACACCCTTCCACTGAAGAAGCTGTTAAAAGTAGTAGGTTAG
- a CDS encoding hydroxymethylglutaryl-CoA synthase — MAGIVGYGVYIPSYRIKVEEIAKVWGDNAQAVSRGLVVNEKSVPSPDEDTATISVEASRNSLKRAGIDPQKIGAVYVGSESHPYAVKPTATIVAEAVEASPDLTAADLEFACKAGTAGMQICMGLVDSGTVEYGLAVGADTAQGAPSDALEYTASAGGAAYIIGTENTIADFEGTYSFTTDTPDFYRREGKPYPRHGGRFTGEPAYFKHVLAGAKGMMEKMGTEASDYDHAVFHQPNGKFYIRAAKKLGFTEEQYKTGLLTPVIGNTYSGATPLGLAAILDIAQPGERIFAVSYGSGAGSDAFSITVNEEIEEKRELAPKVQDMIKNKEYVNYAIYAKFKGKMRMAGLTPR; from the coding sequence ATGGCAGGAATAGTAGGATATGGAGTTTACATACCTTCATACCGTATAAAGGTTGAAGAGATTGCAAAGGTCTGGGGAGATAATGCCCAGGCAGTTTCCAGGGGACTGGTGGTTAACGAAAAATCAGTACCATCCCCAGACGAAGACACAGCCACCATATCAGTGGAGGCATCCCGTAATTCACTTAAAAGAGCAGGTATTGATCCACAAAAAATCGGAGCAGTTTACGTTGGCTCAGAATCACACCCCTACGCAGTTAAACCCACTGCAACCATAGTGGCTGAAGCTGTGGAAGCCAGCCCTGATCTTACTGCAGCGGACCTGGAATTCGCATGTAAAGCTGGAACTGCAGGTATGCAGATTTGTATGGGCCTGGTTGATTCTGGAACAGTTGAATATGGTCTTGCTGTTGGTGCAGACACTGCACAGGGTGCTCCCAGCGATGCACTGGAGTACACTGCCTCTGCTGGAGGAGCAGCATACATAATTGGGACAGAAAATACCATAGCTGACTTTGAAGGCACCTACAGTTTCACCACTGACACCCCTGACTTCTACCGTAGGGAAGGTAAACCATACCCCCGTCACGGAGGACGTTTCACCGGTGAACCTGCCTATTTCAAACACGTACTCGCAGGGGCCAAGGGAATGATGGAAAAAATGGGCACAGAAGCCTCTGATTATGATCATGCAGTTTTCCACCAGCCCAATGGTAAATTTTACATAAGAGCTGCCAAAAAACTTGGATTCACTGAAGAACAGTACAAAACTGGACTCCTGACACCAGTGATTGGTAACACCTACTCTGGTGCAACACCACTGGGACTGGCAGCCATCTTGGACATTGCCCAGCCCGGTGAACGTATATTTGCAGTTTCATACGGTTCCGGTGCAGGTAGTGATGCTTTCAGTATCACAGTTAATGAGGAAATAGAAGAAAAACGGGAACTGGCCCCTAAGGTTCAGGATATGATCAAAAACAAAGAATACGTGAACTATGCCATTTATGCCAAGTTCAAGGGAAAAATGAGGATGGCAGGTCTAACTCCACGTTAA
- the msrA gene encoding peptide-methionine (S)-S-oxide reductase MsrA — protein sequence MTENNKKATFGAGCFWGVEDAFRKLEGVVETAVGYAGGDYDNPSYQDVCSGVTGHAEVVEVTYDPEIVSYTELLDLFWNIHNPSTLNRQGPDIGAQYRSVIFYHDHEQEKLARESREKMDASGRYPGKIVTEIKPAPTFWRAEKYHQQYIEKTGQKGCHF from the coding sequence GTGACTGAAAATAATAAAAAGGCAACTTTTGGGGCTGGTTGTTTCTGGGGAGTGGAAGATGCCTTCAGGAAACTGGAAGGAGTAGTTGAAACCGCAGTAGGTTATGCTGGTGGGGATTATGATAATCCCTCATATCAGGACGTTTGCTCAGGAGTTACGGGTCATGCTGAAGTGGTTGAAGTTACCTATGACCCCGAAATTGTTTCCTACACAGAATTACTGGATCTTTTCTGGAATATCCACAATCCCAGCACTTTAAACCGACAAGGACCAGATATTGGAGCCCAGTACAGGTCAGTTATCTTTTATCATGACCATGAACAGGAGAAACTAGCCCGTGAGAGTAGGGAAAAAATGGATGCATCTGGACGCTACCCTGGGAAGATTGTAACTGAAATCAAACCAGCACCCACTTTCTGGAGGGCAGAAAAGTACCATCAGCAGTATATAGAAAAAACGGGCCAGAAGGGTTGTCATTTTTAA
- a CDS encoding PaaI family thioesterase produces MEKILKFFENDRFADLSNIEVVSISPGKATTTMEVEEMHLNGVGTVHGGALFTLADFTFALAANSHGTVTVAINANISYFKAVSSGLLHAEARELSSGGRIASYTVDIYDEARDLVAVFQGMAYRKKEKISDFIDVS; encoded by the coding sequence ATGGAAAAAATTTTAAAGTTCTTTGAAAATGATCGTTTTGCAGATCTAAGTAACATTGAAGTGGTCAGTATTTCCCCTGGAAAAGCCACCACCACCATGGAAGTGGAAGAAATGCACCTTAACGGGGTGGGAACTGTTCATGGAGGTGCATTATTTACCCTTGCTGACTTTACCTTTGCTCTGGCAGCTAATTCACACGGTACAGTTACTGTGGCTATAAACGCTAACATATCCTATTTTAAAGCTGTCAGTAGTGGATTGTTACATGCTGAAGCCCGTGAACTGTCCAGTGGTGGTAGGATTGCCAGCTACACTGTGGATATATACGATGAGGCACGTGACCTGGTGGCAGTCTTTCAGGGCATGGCTTACCGTAAGAAGGAAAAGATCAGTGATTTTATTGATGTTTCCTGA
- a CDS encoding ferritin-like domain-containing protein, whose protein sequence is MDKEDIIAMLNDDFVRELEATMVYVQNSFLMEDCDPSRVTEAISVDEMRHMWWLADLITKRGGKPTMEHKELNFGGDNLEEMLHRQIQLESEGIDIYTHQIEVIDDKEVVGVLKHIRDEERRHRKEFRERLDNLKD, encoded by the coding sequence TTGGATAAAGAAGATATAATTGCCATGTTGAATGATGATTTCGTGAGAGAGTTGGAAGCAACCATGGTTTATGTGCAGAATTCATTTTTAATGGAAGACTGTGATCCCAGTCGTGTGACCGAGGCCATATCTGTGGATGAAATGAGACATATGTGGTGGTTGGCAGACCTTATTACTAAAAGAGGGGGTAAGCCAACTATGGAACATAAGGAACTGAATTTTGGTGGTGACAACCTTGAAGAAATGCTCCATCGGCAGATCCAACTCGAATCAGAGGGTATTGATATTTACACCCACCAAATTGAGGTCATTGATGATAAAGAAGTAGTGGGAGTCCTGAAACACATAAGAGATGAGGAAAGACGTCATCGTAAGGAATTCCGTGAAAGATTAGATAATCTAAAGGATTAA
- a CDS encoding MFS transporter yields MSISPRKYALMVAVLTSFLTPFVGSSINIALPSIGSEFTATAILLGWIPTAYLLALAVCLVPFGRIADIYGRKRIFTYGIILFTVSSFLATLSFSIDMLLVFRVLQGAGSAMIFGNLFAIIASIFPASDRGKALGITITGAFLGLFLGPVLGGFLTEYFGWRSIFFFNVPLGILATLAVTRVEGEWAEASGKSFDIIGSIILGFTLVTLMYGLSILPETMGFYLILGGVVGLILFYIIESRMESPVLDVGIFKNRSFTLYNLAAFISYCSAAPIVFILSLYLQYIKGLDPQWAGIVLSVQPVMMVIFSPLAGKISDIIEPRKVAAFGMVLNTIGCVLFAFLGAETSMMVIVIGLGLLGLGFANFSSPNTNAIMGSVESHLYGVASTTVTTMRVLGQMSGMGVVLLVLVLVLVLGSSTITPHIYPEFITSTRISFAIFAILSFLGVLASMAGGNKDKNQQ; encoded by the coding sequence ATGTCCATTTCTCCCCGAAAATATGCCCTGATGGTGGCGGTTTTAACCTCATTTTTAACCCCTTTTGTGGGATCATCCATCAACATAGCCCTGCCTTCAATTGGAAGTGAATTTACTGCCACAGCCATACTCCTGGGCTGGATCCCAACGGCTTATCTTCTTGCCCTGGCTGTCTGTCTGGTTCCTTTCGGCAGAATCGCTGATATTTATGGTAGAAAAAGAATTTTCACCTATGGAATAATACTATTCACTGTATCATCATTTTTAGCTACATTATCCTTTTCAATTGACATGCTCCTGGTATTTCGGGTTTTACAGGGCGCAGGCAGTGCCATGATCTTCGGCAACCTTTTTGCCATCATAGCTTCCATCTTCCCTGCAAGTGATCGTGGGAAAGCACTGGGCATAACCATAACCGGAGCATTTCTGGGACTTTTTCTGGGTCCGGTTTTAGGGGGTTTCTTAACAGAATATTTCGGATGGAGAAGTATATTCTTCTTTAACGTGCCCCTGGGAATCCTGGCCACCCTTGCCGTAACCCGGGTGGAAGGTGAATGGGCTGAAGCAAGTGGAAAATCATTTGATATTATTGGATCAATCATTTTAGGATTCACACTGGTAACCTTGATGTACGGTCTGTCAATTTTACCAGAAACTATGGGATTTTACCTTATTTTAGGAGGTGTGGTGGGGTTAATCTTATTTTATATAATAGAAAGCCGGATGGAGAGCCCGGTTCTGGATGTTGGTATTTTCAAAAACCGGAGTTTCACCCTCTACAATCTGGCAGCATTCATCAGCTACTGTTCTGCTGCACCTATTGTATTCATCCTGAGCCTCTACCTGCAGTACATTAAAGGACTGGATCCACAGTGGGCGGGGATTGTCCTCTCGGTGCAACCGGTAATGATGGTGATTTTCTCACCCCTGGCTGGGAAAATATCGGATATAATCGAACCCCGGAAGGTGGCTGCATTTGGAATGGTCCTCAACACCATTGGATGTGTATTATTTGCTTTTTTGGGAGCAGAAACCAGTATGATGGTGATTGTCATTGGTCTGGGCCTTCTGGGTTTGGGGTTTGCCAATTTCTCTTCACCCAACACCAATGCCATAATGGGCAGTGTGGAATCCCACCTTTATGGAGTGGCCTCCACCACAGTGACTACCATGCGTGTCCTGGGGCAGATGTCTGGCATGGGAGTGGTTCTGCTGGTTCTGGTTCTGGTTCTGGTTCTGGGCAGTTCCACCATAACTCCTCATATATATCCAGAATTCATCACCAGCACCAGGATATCATTTGCCATATTCGCCATTTTGAGCTTTTTAGGAGTACTGGCCTCCATGGCCGGTGGAAATAAGGATAAAAATCAGCAATAA
- a CDS encoding 5-formyltetrahydrofolate cyclo-ligase, producing MVAFFRELPYFKYLLDITHKVNVMQVEDKQKLRKMIWGVFEDNDLLRTSKSCFGRIPDFEGAYMAALRLRNTLEWQNSETVFSSPDSSLKDVRENVLLDGKVLVMATPKLKNGYILLDPVKVSGNEKKASTIEGAFKLGEMIINFPRIDLVVEGSLGVDLEGNRLGKGRGFADQEIAFLSREEIIGGKTPLCSPVHPMQIVDHVPTEEHDERINMVVTPEMVIRMDKITLKERLH from the coding sequence ATGGTAGCATTCTTTAGAGAACTGCCATATTTCAAGTATTTATTAGATATAACTCATAAAGTAAATGTAATGCAAGTTGAGGATAAGCAGAAACTTAGAAAGATGATATGGGGAGTTTTTGAGGATAATGATCTTTTAAGAACCTCCAAATCATGCTTCGGAAGAATTCCTGACTTTGAAGGAGCATATATGGCTGCTCTAAGATTGAGGAATACCTTAGAGTGGCAGAATTCAGAAACAGTCTTTTCCAGTCCGGATTCAAGCTTGAAGGATGTGCGTGAAAACGTACTTCTGGATGGTAAGGTTCTGGTGATGGCCACCCCTAAACTAAAAAATGGATATATTCTCCTGGATCCCGTGAAAGTCAGTGGCAATGAAAAAAAAGCTTCCACTATTGAAGGGGCGTTTAAACTGGGGGAAATGATCATTAACTTCCCTCGGATTGATCTGGTGGTGGAGGGTTCTCTGGGAGTTGATCTAGAGGGGAATCGGCTTGGAAAAGGAAGGGGATTTGCTGATCAGGAAATAGCATTCCTATCCAGAGAGGAGATTATTGGTGGGAAAACACCCCTCTGCAGTCCGGTGCATCCAATGCAGATAGTGGATCATGTTCCCACCGAGGAACATGATGAGCGGATTAACATGGTGGTAACCCCGGAAATGGTTATCAGGATGGATAAAATTACATTAAAAGAGAGATTACATTAA
- a CDS encoding thiolase domain-containing protein gives MRDVAIIGVSQTKFGELWEVSFRDLITEAGMKAVADADIEGADLEAMYVGNMTAGLFIQQEHIASLIADHSGLTPIPCTRVEAACASGGLALRNGIMAVASGYHDVVISAGVEKMTDVVDPTPAIATASDQEWEAQQGVTFPSLYAMMARRHMHQYGTTREQLAMFSVNNHKNGALNPLAQYPFEIGVDQVLNSTMVADPLRLLDCSPVTDGAAAVILCPAEDARKYTDTPVYVKASAQASGTIALHDRRDITTIDSTVHASRTAYDMAGVGPKDIDAVEVHDCFSINGILAIEDLGFVEKGQGGNAVEDGLIAIDGDLPVNPSGGLKARGHPLGATGIAQAAEMVWQLRGDAGKRQVNGIEIGMTHNIGGTGGTAAVHIFGRE, from the coding sequence TTGAGAGATGTTGCAATTATTGGAGTTTCACAAACCAAATTTGGTGAATTGTGGGAAGTATCATTTCGTGATCTGATTACTGAAGCCGGAATGAAGGCTGTTGCCGATGCAGATATTGAAGGAGCAGACTTAGAAGCCATGTATGTGGGAAACATGACTGCTGGTCTATTTATACAACAGGAGCATATAGCCTCTCTCATTGCCGACCATTCAGGTCTAACACCCATACCCTGTACCCGGGTGGAAGCAGCCTGTGCATCAGGTGGTTTAGCCCTCAGAAACGGAATTATGGCTGTGGCCTCTGGTTATCATGATGTGGTTATCTCTGCTGGAGTGGAGAAGATGACTGATGTGGTGGATCCTACCCCGGCCATTGCCACTGCATCGGACCAGGAATGGGAAGCCCAACAGGGAGTTACCTTCCCCTCACTCTACGCCATGATGGCCCGTCGTCACATGCATCAGTACGGAACCACCAGGGAACAGCTGGCAATGTTCAGTGTTAACAATCACAAGAATGGTGCCCTAAACCCACTGGCCCAGTACCCCTTCGAAATTGGTGTGGATCAGGTTTTAAACTCAACTATGGTGGCTGACCCCCTAAGATTACTGGACTGTTCCCCGGTAACTGATGGTGCAGCGGCAGTTATACTCTGCCCTGCAGAAGATGCCCGTAAATACACTGACACCCCAGTTTACGTAAAGGCTTCGGCCCAGGCATCCGGTACCATTGCCCTTCATGACCGACGGGATATAACCACCATTGACTCCACAGTACATGCGTCCAGGACTGCATATGATATGGCAGGCGTGGGACCTAAGGACATCGATGCAGTGGAAGTACACGATTGCTTCAGCATAAATGGTATATTAGCCATTGAAGATCTGGGATTCGTGGAAAAGGGACAGGGTGGTAATGCTGTAGAGGATGGTTTAATTGCAATTGATGGAGACTTACCAGTGAACCCCTCTGGAGGACTTAAAGCACGCGGACATCCATTAGGAGCCACTGGAATTGCCCAGGCAGCTGAGATGGTCTGGCAACTCAGAGGAGACGCGGGTAAAAGACAGGTTAACGGTATTGAGATCGGTATGACCCACAACATTGGTGGTACCGGCGGTACTGCAGCCGTGCATATCTTCGGCCGTGAATAA
- a CDS encoding PsbP-related protein, translating to MKKYLVLLALLAVVVMISGCTTSPTITTKNFSASGISFQYPDTWNVTSQVSNNSTQIMVANSEFLSTNGTKGSVVLILKLPKTSDNNMTQTRQELITQAEQSGQNATNTTINIAGVSASDISYSGKDTLGNNTYARLVDFEKNDSLYLILFATGGGADTNASKPYFDVIVKNFQVE from the coding sequence TTGAAGAAATATTTAGTTTTACTAGCTTTACTGGCAGTGGTGGTCATGATTTCAGGATGTACCACCTCTCCTACAATTACCACAAAAAATTTTTCGGCAAGTGGAATATCATTCCAGTACCCGGATACTTGGAATGTGACCAGTCAGGTTAGCAACAATTCTACTCAGATAATGGTTGCTAATTCTGAGTTCCTATCCACCAACGGTACCAAAGGCAGTGTGGTGTTAATACTTAAACTCCCCAAGACCTCTGATAACAACATGACTCAAACCAGACAGGAACTTATAACCCAGGCCGAGCAATCCGGTCAGAATGCTACCAACACAACCATCAACATCGCAGGTGTCAGTGCCAGTGATATTAGCTACTCTGGAAAGGATACTCTTGGAAACAATACCTATGCTCGACTTGTTGATTTCGAGAAGAACGATTCCTTGTACCTTATTCTCTTTGCCACGGGTGGTGGTGCAGATACTAATGCATCTAAACCCTATTTTGACGTGATTGTCAAAAACTTCCAGGTAGAATAA
- a CDS encoding flavodoxin domain-containing protein: protein MIKTLILYESRYGSTWEAANIISLILGPSRRYPVSRFGEGCRDFDFIVIGTPIYNGKIHPKLQIFLDNEREWLDEKSIALFCTCLNGSEGLRVLREVEDSLGGNVLELGVLGGRLEMDRLNDRDYEALKEYISREGLPSQGMDLFSDKEVVEWALRLIDIRDGLLDELPVPELRKEVEEFLKQHNTCTLATSSQGRVRATPLEYNYHQGHLYILSEGGRKFANLLSNSRVSVAVYEDYTDMNNLLGMQITGQAIMVEELGEYQQAIEMKGLSMDYIRSLPLDLKLIRVDLEKVEFLNSKFEKEGYSARQVLKF, encoded by the coding sequence TTGATTAAAACCCTTATTTTATATGAAAGCCGGTATGGATCTACCTGGGAAGCAGCTAACATAATTTCACTTATTCTGGGTCCCTCCCGACGTTATCCTGTCTCACGGTTTGGTGAGGGATGTCGTGACTTTGATTTTATAGTAATAGGTACCCCTATCTATAATGGGAAGATCCACCCTAAACTGCAAATTTTTCTTGATAATGAGCGAGAATGGCTTGATGAAAAAAGCATAGCCCTTTTTTGTACATGTCTTAATGGTTCTGAAGGTCTGCGTGTTCTCAGGGAAGTGGAAGATAGTTTAGGGGGTAATGTTCTTGAACTGGGTGTTCTGGGAGGTCGCCTGGAAATGGATCGTTTGAATGACCGGGATTATGAGGCACTCAAGGAATATATTTCCCGGGAAGGATTACCCTCCCAGGGAATGGACTTATTCAGTGATAAAGAAGTTGTGGAATGGGCGTTGCGCCTTATTGACATAAGGGATGGACTTTTAGATGAACTCCCCGTGCCAGAACTTCGCAAAGAAGTTGAAGAATTTTTAAAACAACACAACACCTGCACCCTGGCCACCAGCTCACAGGGTCGGGTACGTGCCACTCCACTGGAGTACAACTACCATCAGGGGCATCTCTATATTCTCAGTGAGGGTGGGCGGAAGTTTGCCAACTTACTTTCCAATTCCAGGGTTTCAGTAGCAGTATACGAAGATTACACTGATATGAATAACCTTTTAGGGATGCAAATCACGGGACAGGCAATCATGGTGGAAGAGCTGGGGGAATACCAACAGGCCATAGAAATGAAGGGTCTTAGCATGGATTACATCCGATCACTTCCATTGGATCTCAAACTCATCAGGGTGGATTTGGAGAAGGTTGAATTTTTAAACTCAAAGTTTGAAAAGGAGGGATACTCAGCAAGACAGGTTTTGAAGTTTTAG